A part of Candidatus Deferrimicrobium borealis genomic DNA contains:
- a CDS encoding type II secretion system GspH family protein — protein MRGGRPGAAGFTLIEVVVVIALISILAAMAVPYAVKIIDQSREAATKKEMEDLYNAIIGDPKIPTAGYLGDRGSLPANLSMLNTQGAQGGPTTGMLGVKYGWYGPYVNAGFDAAGYLSDGWGTNYAWNSPAAGQIRSAGPDRAIGTADDLIYPPYPVIFIGNLLVNLHVWDATAGLYRLNPAAAQATAMGVTFYYSNNGSQASVSRTLPLAPPYSFNGYHAGLHAVTGTCTLVGSPGAATGQAVVYVPGNNQQAQVNLYLR, from the coding sequence ATGAGGGGGGGGAGACCGGGAGCGGCCGGGTTCACCCTGATCGAGGTGGTCGTCGTGATCGCCCTCATCTCGATCCTCGCGGCGATGGCGGTCCCGTATGCGGTCAAGATCATCGACCAGTCCCGCGAGGCGGCGACGAAGAAGGAGATGGAGGATCTTTACAACGCGATCATCGGGGATCCGAAGATCCCTACTGCGGGCTACCTCGGGGACAGGGGATCGCTGCCGGCCAATCTTTCCATGCTGAACACCCAAGGGGCGCAGGGGGGGCCGACGACGGGGATGCTCGGGGTGAAGTATGGATGGTACGGGCCGTACGTGAACGCCGGGTTCGACGCCGCCGGGTATCTGTCGGACGGATGGGGAACGAACTACGCCTGGAACAGCCCCGCCGCGGGGCAGATCCGCAGCGCCGGACCGGACCGGGCCATCGGCACGGCGGACGACCTGATCTACCCCCCCTATCCGGTCATCTTCATCGGGAACCTTCTTGTCAACCTGCACGTGTGGGACGCCACCGCGGGGTTGTACCGCCTGAACCCGGCGGCGGCCCAGGCCACGGCGATGGGAGTGACGTTCTACTACTCCAACAACGGAAGCCAGGCCAGCGTGTCACGCACGCTTCCGCTCGCTCCCCCGTATTCGTTCAACGGCTACCACGCGGGGCTGCACGCGGTGACCGGCACCTGTACGCTCGTCGGAAGCCCGGGGGCGGCGACCGGACAGGCGGTGGTCTACGTGCCGGGCAACAACCAGCAGGCGCAGGTGAACCTCTACCTGCGATGA
- a CDS encoding secretin N-terminal domain-containing protein yields MKILAVALIGMTALGLGCAKPQAIRKSPPPPVAVSVANAAPAAIPVSAAKPAPLPDAPLEGLERTRASAAEFRKPARRYSLVMAGADARELFLSLARENNFNLVLSPEVSGTVTMDIKEATAEELMDEVCGVLGCRAVFGGNTVRVAPERRVTRVFLVDYLLTSRTGSGSLMASTSTSGGGSTSGTSFGTPSGSSSGTSESQSTNTVSTEEKTDFWGGLAEEIGAFLSPGSGKVVISRTSGTVTVTDYMVNVEEVERYLRMIEARVRTGVMIETRIMEIILDDSTKYGIDWTALPDLSSLSLAGTLAGGATAIQGLSTGSTTFQFGVAGSKFNVFLDAQAQAGNLNILSAPKVSTLNNQKAIIRIGRQDVFFRAVVTPASTTSAAFTTYTPDSVTEGIILSVTPQVGQDGRIMLSIHPTITEKAGVAEAPDKNTAPILDVRETNTVVTVADGETVFIGGLMQERTQETVTSVPLLGDIPYLGAFFRSNEQTKKKTELVILITPRVIRSGEGAEIAAQERERLRNFQRGHLLGGRPQLYGTEGERETLRPWN; encoded by the coding sequence TTGAAAATCCTTGCGGTTGCACTGATCGGAATGACGGCGCTGGGCCTGGGGTGCGCGAAGCCCCAGGCGATCCGGAAATCTCCACCTCCGCCGGTTGCGGTTTCCGTCGCGAACGCGGCGCCCGCCGCGATCCCTGTGTCCGCCGCGAAGCCGGCGCCTCTTCCGGACGCGCCGCTCGAGGGGCTGGAACGGACCCGTGCGTCCGCCGCGGAGTTCCGCAAGCCGGCGAGGCGCTACTCCCTCGTGATGGCGGGGGCGGACGCGCGTGAGCTGTTCCTCTCGCTCGCGCGCGAGAACAACTTCAACCTCGTCCTGTCCCCCGAGGTGTCCGGCACGGTGACGATGGACATCAAGGAGGCGACCGCCGAGGAACTGATGGACGAGGTCTGCGGGGTGCTCGGCTGCCGGGCGGTGTTCGGCGGGAACACGGTTCGCGTCGCCCCGGAGAGGCGGGTGACCCGCGTCTTCCTGGTGGACTACCTCCTCACCAGCCGGACGGGGTCGGGGTCCCTCATGGCGTCGACCTCCACATCCGGGGGTGGAAGCACCAGCGGGACCTCCTTCGGGACCCCCTCCGGGAGTTCCTCCGGCACCTCGGAGAGCCAGAGCACGAACACCGTCTCCACGGAGGAGAAGACGGACTTCTGGGGGGGGCTCGCGGAGGAGATCGGGGCGTTCCTTTCTCCGGGTAGCGGGAAAGTGGTGATCAGCCGGACGTCGGGGACCGTCACGGTGACGGACTACATGGTGAACGTCGAGGAGGTGGAGCGGTACCTCCGGATGATCGAGGCCCGCGTCCGCACCGGCGTGATGATCGAGACGCGGATCATGGAAATCATCCTCGACGACTCGACGAAGTACGGGATCGACTGGACCGCGCTGCCGGACCTCTCCTCCCTTTCCCTGGCCGGCACCCTCGCCGGCGGTGCGACCGCGATCCAGGGCCTTTCCACGGGGTCGACGACGTTCCAGTTCGGCGTCGCCGGCTCGAAGTTCAACGTGTTCCTGGACGCCCAGGCCCAGGCGGGGAACCTGAACATCCTCTCCGCGCCGAAGGTGTCCACCCTCAACAACCAGAAGGCGATCATCCGGATCGGGCGGCAGGACGTCTTCTTCCGCGCGGTGGTCACCCCCGCGAGCACGACCTCCGCGGCCTTCACCACCTACACCCCGGACAGCGTGACGGAGGGGATCATCCTGAGCGTGACGCCGCAGGTCGGGCAGGACGGACGGATCATGCTCTCCATCCACCCGACGATCACCGAGAAGGCCGGGGTCGCGGAGGCTCCGGACAAGAACACCGCGCCGATCCTCGACGTCCGGGAGACGAACACGGTGGTGACCGTCGCGGACGGGGAGACGGTTTTCATCGGGGGGCTGATGCAGGAGCGGACCCAGGAGACGGTCACCTCGGTGCCGCTGCTGGGGGACATCCCGTACCTCGGGGCGTTCTTCCGCAGCAACGAGCAGACCAAGAAGAAGACCGAGCTGGTGATCCTCATCACGCCCCGGGTGATCCGGTCCGGCGAGGGGGCGGAGATCGCGGCGCAGGAGCGGGAGCGGCTGCGGAACTTCCAACGGGGGCATCTCCTCGGCGGCCGGCCGCAGCTCTACGGCACGGAAGGGGAGCGGGAAACGCTCCGCCCGTGGAACTGA
- a CDS encoding AAA family ATPase gives MYEEYFSLKERPFSLTPDPDFLFLSGSHQRALDHLLFGLESGDGFIVVTGDIGVGKTTVCRALLRRLPERFATALVVNTLLTEKELLRTVLEDFGVTVPGGTRKDLLDALNRFLRFHLLAEAEIGRRPVLIIDEAQNLAPSLLEQVRLLSNLETEKRKLLQIVLFGQKELQEKLRLPQLRQFDQRITVRATILPLDLRETSRYIQHRMSVAGAAGSTFLTPAAERLLHRRSRGVPRRINQLCDRALLAACVRNAARVEREDVVRAAESLFGASKRAGWEAWPWRWFRFGRGGTA, from the coding sequence ATGTACGAGGAATACTTTTCGCTGAAGGAGCGGCCGTTCTCGCTCACCCCCGACCCGGATTTCCTCTTCCTCTCGGGGAGCCACCAGCGGGCGCTGGACCACCTCCTGTTCGGGCTGGAGTCGGGAGATGGATTCATCGTGGTGACGGGCGACATCGGGGTCGGCAAGACCACCGTCTGCCGCGCGCTGCTGCGGCGGTTGCCGGAGCGGTTCGCGACCGCCCTGGTCGTGAACACCTTGCTGACGGAGAAGGAGCTGCTGCGCACGGTACTCGAAGACTTCGGCGTGACCGTGCCCGGCGGGACGCGGAAGGACCTGCTGGACGCGCTGAACCGGTTCCTTCGATTCCACCTTCTCGCCGAGGCGGAAATCGGACGGCGCCCCGTCCTGATCATCGACGAGGCGCAGAACCTCGCCCCGTCGCTCCTGGAGCAGGTTCGGCTCCTCTCGAACCTGGAAACGGAGAAGCGCAAGCTCCTCCAGATCGTCCTGTTCGGGCAGAAGGAGCTGCAGGAAAAGCTCCGCCTTCCGCAGCTGCGCCAGTTCGACCAGCGGATCACCGTGCGGGCGACGATCCTGCCGCTGGACCTGCGGGAAACCTCCCGGTACATCCAGCACCGGATGAGCGTCGCGGGGGCCGCCGGATCGACCTTCCTGACCCCCGCGGCCGAGAGGCTGCTCCACCGGCGGTCGCGCGGGGTTCCCCGGCGGATCAACCAGCTGTGCGACCGCGCCCTGCTCGCGGCGTGCGTGCGCAACGCCGCGCGGGTCGAGCGCGAGGACGTGGTCCGGGCCGCCGAGTCCCTCTTCGGCGCGTCGAAGCGGGCCGGGTGGGAGGCGTGGCCGTGGCGCTGGTTCCGGTTCGGGAGAGGCGGGACCGCGTGA
- a CDS encoding tetratricopeptide repeat protein, which produces MALVPVRERRDRVSLLQDALRKAQRRGESSSTPPPLPPLRGGSPGNPGTRWKRIAGILAAAFAVGVAGVLFFTHRTVPPPAMSPVPAPSQAIPSPASPVTPPPSSVAPAPSGASSDVPPATAVSESFPIRPAAKAGSSRVRLPERAAPRRVSASYAPAGEVPEKAGDAPLRVTGERIDPELEKFNAGVAALNRGDAEEAARLLREVTASSPGLVEGWNALGLALLRQKRLDEADAAFSRVLSLSPRYAPGLLNAGLLRLEQGRIEEGIAFFSRAAELSPGELAPRVNLAVAQARLGKFGQAEETLLAAGRRFPGHPDVLYHLGTVYDRVGSRAKAVEAYTAFLAASAGSRPLMEDRVRARLRAWGESP; this is translated from the coding sequence GTGGCGCTGGTTCCGGTTCGGGAGAGGCGGGACCGCGTGAGCCTCTTACAGGATGCCCTCCGCAAGGCGCAGCGGCGCGGGGAGTCTTCCTCCACCCCGCCGCCCCTTCCGCCTCTCCGCGGGGGATCCCCCGGGAATCCGGGAACGCGGTGGAAGAGGATCGCCGGAATCCTTGCCGCGGCGTTTGCGGTGGGCGTCGCGGGGGTCCTCTTTTTCACGCACCGCACCGTCCCTCCGCCAGCGATGTCCCCGGTCCCGGCGCCATCGCAGGCGATCCCCTCGCCTGCGTCTCCGGTGACGCCTCCGCCGTCGTCCGTCGCCCCGGCGCCGTCCGGGGCATCGTCCGACGTACCTCCGGCGACGGCGGTTTCCGAATCCTTTCCGATCCGTCCGGCGGCGAAGGCCGGATCTTCCCGTGTCCGCCTCCCGGAAAGGGCGGCACCGCGTCGCGTTTCCGCGTCCTACGCTCCGGCGGGGGAAGTCCCGGAGAAAGCCGGGGACGCGCCCCTGCGGGTGACCGGAGAGCGGATCGATCCGGAGTTGGAGAAATTCAACGCCGGAGTCGCGGCGCTGAACCGCGGGGACGCGGAAGAGGCTGCGCGGCTGCTCCGGGAGGTCACCGCGTCGTCGCCGGGTCTCGTGGAGGGGTGGAACGCCCTCGGCCTCGCGCTGCTCCGGCAGAAACGGCTGGACGAGGCGGACGCTGCGTTCTCGAGGGTACTCTCCCTCTCTCCCCGCTACGCTCCGGGACTGTTGAACGCGGGGCTGCTCCGGCTGGAGCAGGGGCGGATCGAGGAGGGGATCGCGTTCTTCTCCCGGGCGGCGGAACTTTCCCCCGGAGAACTCGCCCCCCGCGTGAACCTCGCCGTGGCGCAGGCCCGGTTGGGAAAATTCGGGCAGGCCGAGGAGACGCTGCTCGCGGCGGGTCGCCGGTTCCCCGGCCACCCCGACGTCCTGTACCACCTCGGCACGGTGTACGACCGCGTCGGGAGCCGCGCGAAGGCGGTAGAGGCGTACACGGCGTTCCTCGCCGCTTCCGCCGGGTCGCGCCCCTTGATGGAGGACCGGGTCCGCGCGCGGCTGCGGGCATGGGGAGAGTCTCCGTAG
- a CDS encoding cobalamin-binding protein encodes MGRVRIAIARLVLAGLLPVLLLASAIDRSAFAADRFPLALKDDRGVTVRLAAPPRRVVSLAPSLTEIVFLLGRDGSLVGVTRFCNVPAAASGLPKIGGVSDPDVERIVALSPDLVLCTTDGNPRDKVRALEEMGIPCFAVAPQDLEAVFTAIDRLGNLLGAADRGRVEAGALRRRAQLARPSSDDAEKPAVLFVVSTAPIIAAGEGTFMDELVRLAGGRNAAARFSGRYPRVSVEGLVAARPDVIFVAGMSGVERFPPEVTRWKEVPAFRNGAVITLEGDLVTRPGPRLVTALERVSAALAEWRANRPRAPAASGEGER; translated from the coding sequence TTGGGCCGCGTCCGGATCGCCATCGCACGCCTTGTCCTTGCGGGGCTCCTCCCGGTCCTGCTCCTTGCGTCCGCGATCGATCGTTCCGCATTCGCGGCGGACCGGTTCCCTCTCGCGTTGAAGGACGACCGGGGCGTCACCGTCCGTCTCGCCGCTCCCCCCCGCCGCGTCGTCTCCCTTGCCCCCAGCCTCACCGAGATCGTCTTCCTCCTCGGCCGCGACGGTTCCCTCGTCGGCGTCACCCGGTTCTGCAACGTTCCTGCCGCGGCCTCCGGCCTTCCGAAGATCGGGGGCGTGAGCGATCCCGACGTCGAGCGGATCGTCGCGCTGTCGCCGGATCTCGTCCTCTGCACGACGGACGGGAATCCCCGGGACAAGGTGCGGGCCCTCGAGGAGATGGGGATCCCGTGCTTCGCCGTGGCCCCGCAGGATCTGGAGGCGGTCTTCACGGCGATCGATCGCCTGGGCAATCTCCTCGGCGCCGCGGACCGGGGACGCGTCGAGGCAGGTGCGCTTCGCCGCCGTGCACAGCTCGCGCGTCCCTCCTCCGACGACGCGGAAAAGCCCGCCGTCCTTTTCGTCGTCTCCACCGCGCCGATCATCGCCGCCGGCGAAGGAACCTTCATGGACGAATTGGTGCGTCTTGCCGGCGGGAGGAACGCCGCCGCGCGCTTTTCCGGCAGATATCCACGGGTTTCCGTGGAGGGGTTGGTCGCCGCCCGGCCGGACGTGATCTTCGTCGCGGGGATGTCCGGCGTCGAACGGTTCCCGCCGGAGGTCACCCGCTGGAAGGAGGTCCCCGCGTTCCGGAACGGCGCCGTGATTACCCTCGAGGGGGACCTCGTGACCCGCCCCGGCCCGCGTCTGGTGACCGCGCTCGAGCGGGTATCCGCGGCTCTCGCCGAGTGGCGCGCGAACCGACCGAGGGCGCCCGCTGCGAGCGGGGAGGGGGAGCGGTGA
- a CDS encoding iron ABC transporter permease encodes MTGGGKGSGAVFPVLAAALLGALALSAATGPVSISPRAAFDAIFRGTDDTPARVLLSLRLPRALLGALVGGALASSGVAFQALLRNPLADPYILGVSGGAAVGALTVALFLSTDASPLLPLCAFAGAALSALAVFLLARRRSGVSPERLILMGVVVGAFLNAVILLMVTLAPPGKIPGALYWLMGDLGLGTPHRVAVLFPYVALGTVLLYLLSRGLDLLLLGDHAAFQAGLSVERVKTATYLTASLLAGSVVAVSGLIGFVGLIVPHGARVLVGSGHRRLLPAAFLLGGAFLVLSDTLARAASPAGELPVGAVTALAGAPFFLYLLRRNGGRS; translated from the coding sequence GTGACGGGCGGCGGGAAAGGAAGCGGCGCGGTATTTCCCGTGCTCGCCGCCGCGCTCCTCGGCGCGCTGGCCCTCTCCGCGGCCACCGGGCCGGTGTCGATCTCCCCCCGCGCGGCCTTCGACGCGATCTTCCGGGGAACGGACGACACTCCCGCCCGGGTCCTGTTGTCGCTCCGTCTCCCGCGAGCCCTCCTCGGCGCCCTCGTGGGCGGGGCACTCGCCTCTTCCGGTGTCGCCTTCCAGGCGTTGCTGCGCAACCCGCTCGCCGACCCGTACATCCTCGGCGTGTCGGGGGGCGCCGCGGTGGGCGCGCTCACGGTGGCCCTCTTCCTGTCGACGGACGCTTCCCCCCTCCTTCCGCTGTGCGCCTTCGCCGGGGCGGCGTTGTCCGCCCTGGCCGTCTTCCTCCTCGCCCGCCGCCGGAGCGGCGTCTCCCCGGAGCGGCTGATCCTGATGGGCGTCGTCGTGGGAGCGTTCCTCAACGCGGTCATCCTGCTGATGGTGACCCTCGCCCCGCCCGGGAAGATCCCGGGAGCCCTGTATTGGCTGATGGGGGACCTTGGTCTGGGAACACCCCATCGCGTGGCGGTCCTCTTCCCGTACGTCGCGCTCGGCACGGTCCTCCTGTACCTGCTCTCCCGCGGCCTGGACCTGCTCCTCCTCGGCGATCACGCCGCGTTCCAGGCGGGGCTCTCCGTCGAGCGGGTGAAGACGGCGACGTACCTCACGGCGTCGCTGCTGGCCGGCTCGGTCGTCGCGGTCTCCGGCCTCATCGGATTCGTCGGGCTCATCGTCCCCCACGGCGCCCGCGTGCTGGTCGGTTCCGGGCACCGCCGCCTCCTGCCGGCCGCGTTCCTGCTGGGCGGCGCGTTCCTCGTCCTCTCCGACACGCTCGCCCGCGCCGCCTCCCCGGCGGGGGAGTTGCCGGTGGGCGCGGTCACCGCTCTCGCCGGCGCGCCCTTCTTCCTCTACCTTCTGCGCCGCAACGGGGGACGGTCGTGA
- a CDS encoding ABC transporter ATP-binding protein: MNPVLSARGVGFGYGDRDILRGVTVDLSPGEVTILLGPNGAGKSTLLRILSGILAPREGEVLLCGRPPGEFRRREMARLLSVVGQDPPVDFPMTVAAYVGLGRFPHQGFFGGTSPEDREQVERAMERTELTGLRDRALAEISAGERQRAAVARAIAQEARVMLLDEPTAFLDIRHRVAFYEIVTQLKESCGIAAMVASHDLSLCAEYGERIVLLSGGTVAAQGRPEEVLTPANVQTAYGVAVACDRNPATGAIRVTPLRGMPSAG, translated from the coding sequence GTGAACCCGGTGCTGTCCGCCCGTGGAGTGGGGTTCGGGTACGGCGACCGCGACATCCTGCGCGGCGTGACCGTCGATCTCTCGCCGGGGGAAGTGACGATCCTCCTCGGTCCCAACGGGGCAGGGAAGAGCACGTTGCTCCGGATCCTGTCGGGGATCCTCGCGCCCCGCGAGGGGGAGGTGCTGCTGTGCGGCCGCCCCCCGGGGGAGTTCCGCCGCCGGGAGATGGCGCGCCTCCTCTCCGTCGTCGGGCAGGACCCGCCGGTCGACTTCCCGATGACGGTCGCCGCCTATGTCGGGCTCGGGCGGTTCCCCCACCAGGGATTCTTCGGGGGTACATCGCCGGAAGACCGGGAACAGGTGGAGCGGGCGATGGAGAGGACGGAACTGACCGGGCTGCGGGATCGCGCCCTGGCGGAGATCTCCGCGGGGGAGCGCCAGCGGGCCGCCGTGGCCCGGGCGATCGCGCAGGAGGCGCGGGTCATGCTTCTGGACGAGCCGACGGCGTTCCTCGACATCCGCCATCGGGTCGCGTTCTACGAGATCGTCACGCAGCTGAAGGAGTCGTGCGGGATCGCCGCGATGGTCGCCTCCCACGACCTGTCGCTGTGCGCGGAGTACGGGGAGCGGATCGTCCTGCTGTCCGGCGGGACGGTGGCGGCGCAGGGGCGGCCGGAGGAGGTGCTCACTCCCGCCAACGTGCAAACCGCGTACGGTGTGGCGGTCGCCTGCGACCGGAACCCCGCCACCGGCGCGATCCGCGTCACCCCGCTGCGCGGGATGCCGTCCGCCGGTTGA
- a CDS encoding TonB-dependent receptor: MQGEERYQRTRIPGRPPRPAVLLAAFLFWGAAPSVAAGPVETDPVVVTATRIEEKVSEQASSVSVVTREEIELDGAVLVGDALQGLPGVDVQRKGSPGNLENIKIRGGLASHTLVMIDGFPVNSPAIDGAYDVSTLPVGRFDRIEVVRGPQSALYGSNAMSGVVNFLPPRPEGPVRFGAGAAAGSFSTLQWNGFAAGGVGNGGFHLGVGGMTSEGIHPNDDTDIVSFMGGGDVPVGERNRFHALVLSTDGEKGVPIDFGTPHDINHRLTRRGLLVGGRWETRISSALTVTATGSRFDESYHDRDPADPGEAAPFVFDDVLETVKTDVGVMARIATGERSVTFAGFEFTKNRATDTLQSSFGDTNIADTAIDRSVFLQEEWRSGKGAGVSAGLRVDRDSEAGTVVSPRVAAFLDVPGVGARLRAAAGKGFRNPTISETSDPFLGNPALSPEVTWSYEAGADIALAGGEAALSMTWFFQEFRDLIQFDDTVPGPVGFGQLSNVGKSFSRGVELGGTWQLNRIVGLAGTYTYTDTWNSTTGQRIQGVPTQRGSASILLTPTTAFTGRVDWRLESDELDVPPNGGDPLRPGYARVDLHARYLWRAGSPKTPQVALTGKVQNLLDRDYEERKGYPAPGINFLLGAELTI; encoded by the coding sequence ATGCAGGGAGAGGAGAGGTATCAACGCACGAGGATTCCCGGCAGACCGCCGCGTCCGGCCGTGCTGCTGGCGGCGTTCCTTTTTTGGGGGGCCGCTCCCTCCGTCGCGGCGGGGCCGGTGGAGACGGACCCGGTGGTCGTGACGGCGACACGCATCGAGGAGAAGGTCTCGGAGCAGGCTTCCTCCGTGAGCGTTGTGACCCGGGAAGAGATCGAGCTGGACGGTGCGGTGCTCGTCGGGGACGCCCTCCAGGGACTCCCCGGGGTGGACGTCCAGCGGAAGGGGAGCCCCGGGAACTTGGAGAACATCAAGATCCGCGGGGGGCTCGCCAGCCACACGCTGGTGATGATCGACGGGTTTCCGGTGAACAGCCCCGCGATCGACGGTGCGTACGACGTGAGCACGCTCCCGGTGGGTCGCTTCGACCGGATCGAGGTCGTCCGGGGTCCGCAGAGCGCGCTGTACGGGTCCAACGCCATGTCGGGCGTGGTGAACTTCCTTCCCCCCCGTCCGGAGGGGCCGGTGCGGTTCGGGGCCGGCGCGGCGGCGGGGAGCTTCTCCACGCTGCAGTGGAACGGGTTCGCGGCCGGGGGCGTCGGGAACGGAGGATTCCACCTCGGCGTCGGGGGCATGACGAGCGAAGGGATCCACCCGAACGACGACACCGACATCGTCTCCTTCATGGGGGGCGGGGACGTCCCCGTGGGGGAGAGGAACCGGTTCCACGCGCTGGTTCTGTCGACGGACGGGGAGAAGGGCGTCCCGATCGACTTCGGGACGCCGCACGACATCAACCATCGGTTGACGCGGCGGGGGCTCCTCGTCGGCGGCCGGTGGGAGACGAGGATTTCATCCGCTCTCACGGTGACAGCCACGGGCAGCCGGTTCGACGAGTCTTACCACGACCGCGACCCCGCCGACCCGGGGGAAGCGGCCCCGTTCGTCTTTGACGACGTATTGGAGACCGTGAAAACGGACGTCGGGGTCATGGCCCGCATCGCGACCGGCGAGCGCTCCGTCACCTTCGCCGGGTTCGAGTTCACGAAAAACCGTGCGACGGACACGCTCCAGTCCAGCTTCGGGGACACGAACATCGCCGACACCGCGATCGATCGATCCGTTTTCCTGCAGGAAGAGTGGCGGTCGGGGAAAGGGGCGGGGGTCAGCGCCGGCCTGCGCGTCGACCGGGACTCCGAGGCGGGGACGGTGGTCAGTCCGAGGGTGGCGGCCTTCCTCGACGTACCGGGCGTCGGCGCACGGCTGCGGGCCGCTGCGGGGAAGGGATTCCGGAATCCGACGATCTCCGAGACGTCGGACCCTTTCCTCGGGAACCCCGCCTTGTCGCCGGAGGTCACGTGGTCCTACGAGGCTGGAGCCGACATCGCCCTGGCGGGGGGGGAGGCGGCCCTTTCGATGACCTGGTTCTTCCAGGAATTCCGCGACCTGATCCAGTTTGACGATACGGTCCCCGGGCCGGTCGGATTCGGCCAGTTGAGCAACGTTGGAAAGTCGTTCTCCCGGGGGGTGGAACTGGGAGGGACGTGGCAACTCAACCGGATCGTGGGGCTCGCGGGAACGTACACCTATACCGATACGTGGAACTCCACGACCGGACAGCGGATCCAGGGGGTGCCGACACAGCGTGGGTCCGCGTCGATCCTTCTGACCCCCACCACCGCATTCACGGGGCGGGTGGACTGGCGGCTGGAAAGCGACGAACTGGACGTCCCGCCCAACGGCGGCGATCCGCTGCGGCCGGGGTACGCGCGCGTCGACCTCCACGCCAGGTACCTCTGGAGGGCCGGTTCCCCCAAAACCCCGCAGGTCGCCCTGACGGGGAAGGTCCAGAACCTCCTGGACCGCGACTACGAGGAGCGGAAAGGATACCCCGCCCCGGGAATCAATTTCCTCCTCGGGGCGGAGTTGACCATCTGA